One segment of Schistocerca nitens isolate TAMUIC-IGC-003100 chromosome 3, iqSchNite1.1, whole genome shotgun sequence DNA contains the following:
- the LOC126248313 gene encoding protein IWS1 homolog A-like → MAASQTGLSASVSTAKTDQSEDNEAKEDQKTHTQSAETKEHGSESTYHENPNQESKNGNKLENKETGQEEKLTSEDNKETTKLGEMESKSLSEVHDTKASTDLDSDDRKLVGDNDSKTKSVGGGETIKQAESSESKTALSLETTKDDSEEASVSARNIESKETEDDTKKIPDDKHSEKEVGEDPKDSPADGKTERTVGAEKSSETPGDKGGEDTAPSKDDGIKSDIQNVAADEDTVSKDAGVAVGTESQITGTPENKGADNVVGMADDKDEVCAKKSDDTSAADNKEVTEQTKEDKNEPGKEPDAEPEEPLVPKIPNGVASKGKGRRKGTPKRAVPDDTPEPSTSSAETKATRTQPAKKETAQPSSKKRKAPEEPRAQPTRRSKRRKVHGWGAKRKTRSHRDQ, encoded by the coding sequence ATGGCAGCCTCACAGACAGGTTTGTCTGCAAGTGTATCAACAGCAAAAACTGATCAATCTGAGGATAATGAGGCTAAGGAAGATCAGAAAACACACACTCAAAGTGCTGAAACAAAAGAGCATGGCTCAGAATCTACATATCACGAAAACCCTAACCAGGAGTCAAAGAATGGCAATAAACTGGAAAACAAAGAAACTGGGCAAGAAGAAAAATTGACCAGTGAAGATAATAAGGAGACTACCAAGTTAGGTGAAATGGAATCTAAGTCACTATCAGAAGTTCATGATACTAAAGCCAGTACAGATCTTGACAGCGATGACAGAAAGTTAGTAGGTGATAACGATAGCAAAACAAAATCAGTTGGAGGTGGTGAAACTATAAAACAAGCTGAAAGTTCAGAAAGTAAGACAGCCCTCAGCTTAGAGACCACAAAGGATGACAGTGAGGAAGCATCTGTGTCAGCAAGGAACATAGAAAGCAAGGAGACAGAAGATGATACAAAGAAGATTCCAGATGACAAACATTCAGAAAAGGAGGTGGGCGAGGATCCCAAAGACAGCCCAGCAGATGGTAAGACGGAGAGAACTGTTGGTGCAGAAAAGAGTTCTGAAACCCCTGGAGATAAAGGGGGAGAGGATACTGCACCTAGTAAAGATGATGGAATAAAGAGTGACATACAGAATGTTGCTGCAGATGAAGACACAGTTAGCAAAGATGCAGGGGTAGCTGTAGGAACTGAAAGTCAAATCACGGGAACTCCAGAGAATAAGGGAGCTGATAATGTTGTGGGTATGGCAGACGACAAAGATGAGGTGTGTGCAAAGAAAAGCGATGACACATCTGCAGCTGATAATAAAGAAGTCACTGAAcagacaaaagaggacaagaatgaACCTGGCAAGGAGCCTGATGCAGAGCCAGAAGAACCCCTTGTACCTAAAATTCCAAATGGTGTTGCTTCGAAAGGTAAAGGCAGACGCAAAGGGACTCCAAAGAGAGCAGTACCAGATGATACACCCGAACCATCTACATCGTCTGCTGAAACAAAAGCTACACGAACACAACCAGCTAAGAAGGAAACTGCACAGCCATCATCTAAAAAGCGAAAGGCACCAGAAGAACCACGTGCACAACCGACAAGGCGCAGCAAACGCAGGAAGGTCCACGGCTGGGGAGCAAAGCGCAAAACAAGATCTCATAGAGATCAATGA